The Pyrus communis chromosome 12, drPyrComm1.1, whole genome shotgun sequence genomic sequence GAGGGCGATGTTGAGGCGCTCGTTGTAGGTCGGGACTATGATGCTGTACTTGTTCTTCGTCTCCATTTTTCGCTCAATTTCTCGTTCGCCGATTTTCAATTCGATCTCAGGCGCATCGCCGTAGGGAAAACAGAAGGAAAAGTTATTTGGAGAAggaaaaatcaatttttgtggTTCTGGAAAGGGAGAGTTCGGGCCCGGTTCAGCTTCCGGTTGGGTTGGAGAGGTAACCCGCGCAATTCTGGAATAATGTAGGCCCAGCATGTGTTTggggatttttgtttttaaatttttttttggcttattatattaaacATCTcataaattgttgaataaatttCAGATACTTGATGcatcttacatttttttttttgattaataattatattaatATATCTCATTTACTTTCCCATAATACCCTCATACCCTACATTCTTAATATACACCTTACATACATGCATCCTATATTTTCTATACACCCCATATTTCTCAAATCAtataaagcttttaatttgaaaaaaaaaatgccgactgaaattttgacaaaagatgccGCATGAGATTTAAAGCATATGTGggttgttttcaattccaccattaaaaCCAATCTcgtcaatttttaatatttggtggtaattttaggTGTTTAATTATTCATGTAATCCATGTGATCCCTAAAAAATGAATACTAACATAGAAGCTTGAATAATGGATCAAaagcaagattaaataattatcaatgtcgtcaaaaacactaaaacaataaaaaatatgaagtcttaccttatgtgaagctttcaaaacatcgatttcgtgtttcattcgtcaaaaataatttttctcaatcaacatgtttgtagtttcattggttaagattttgtttaataatggagggtttgaggggttttgatagttgaagaagataaataatacgttaaaagtaatttggggtgtatatagaaattttttttttttaacctaataaggtcaaaattgtcattgcatagtagggtaaataagtcatttaatactaaaatttaatatggggtgcattcaacattttgtgggatgctaatataaaaatcttttttttttcttcatgttaATCAGTTTAATATGGAAATCACAATTGAGTACAAACGAGACATGTGAGAGGGGTTACAAATAAAGGGGCaaggtagaggaagacctaaaAAACGAGTCGTGTTTGTCATATTCATGTCGTTTCTGTGTCATACTTAATATTTTAACGGGTCGTGTTGTGTCAAATCCGTTATCTTAAAAGATTCTTAACAGGTGACCCAATAACGATCTGATTCTCGAACAAGTCATGTCATTTCGTATCAAGTTAATGGGTCATCCAACAAATTGTCATACTTAATGTCTAGATTTGACAAACGATATTTTATCATATATTCTCGATAAAgtttaagaaattttatttttttaaaattttaaatgttctCGAATTTGACGTTTGTCGACCATTTCATATTATTCGTAACTGTATGTAGTTTTCTCCCTTTTTAAACTTCACAAAATttagagtgagagtgagaatcACAAAAGCATAAAGTTTAGAAGTAGGATGAACCAAATGCCAAGTAACCACCACCCTTTaccttttgtgtgttttttttattttattttattttttaatatcctTGCATTGCAAAGTACGCCATCCCTTTATTCCAAATTTCTAACCCAAATCAGAAGTACTCCTCTCTATATATCCACCTCAATACTCCCCCTGAACCTCACCGCAAACCAACAACAATGACAAGCGAGTCACACAAAACCGGCACCCACTCCTCAGCCGATCACGGAGGCAGCAGGCACAACAAGCAACTCGACAAAGAAATCCGAGACATGGTCTCCACCATCACCAACCGAGTCACCGACATCCACAAGTCCGGCTCCATCCACCATGAGGATGAGGATGAACACGGCGTGAGGATCATCACCCTCGCAGGATCCAACACCGGAGCTACATTGAGGAGTGAGCTGGATCACGAGAACATGAACAAATCTGGAGGGCTTCATGGTGGTGGTCCAGCGTTCGGAGACGCTGATGAGCTGAGCACTTATGTGAACAGCAACTTCCAGGCTGTGAACAACTCCCTCATGATGGGCGGTAGCTACACCACGAATGACCCCGGTGTTCATTTGGACATCACGGATGTTGTGGAGCCGCACGGAGGGCATCACGGGAGGCCGGAGAGGCGGGGGTGGATGGgtaagaagaaggagaaggagaaggagaaggagaaggagagctTCCATAGCGACCAGCATGATGAGCAAGTTGAGGACTGATGTCATTACGTTTCTTGATTTTTCATGAAGTGGCTTGATTAATTACAAATAATAAGAAGCCTTTCTATGGCTTTCTGGTTTGTTAAGTTATGATCAATTACTTTCACTTCCGAAATTGTCTTTTGTATTGTCTGGACCTTTTCTTTTGGCTAAAGAATGCAAAAATCATGATGAgcattataattttatttatggtAGATAAATTTTTCGATGAAACTGACACATTTTCGTGTCGTGTTACAAATCCATAAAATATCAACATACTATCATCTATTCATATGAGAGCATGTACATTAGTATATCACTGCATGAGAGAGTGGTCATCAGGTCCATCACTCTCAGTTTTTGTTTGTCATTGTCATTTACTGTTAGTTTGGTATAGTTGtgcgttaaaaaaaaaactgtttttgctaTGTTGTAAGAATAAGTGTAGAATTATCAAAGAGATGGGCCAAAAGCCACTtctaacaacaccgatattattcccaacttggtaattaccatcTGCACAATCCgttaggtgtggggttttatcacaaatggtctcgATGTTAGTTGGAATGggtttaggatatttaaactcttcttttctcattgatacggtcgatgtgggacatttcaacaataagcagctgtgaaataaagcagtaaagtgtttggtaatgataattgtaaaagtgcttttaataaaaaaaaagaataaaaaaaaagtaatattatagtgtttggtaaatatttATGTATAACAGCTGTGATTgtgtaaaatgacaaaaaaaacaaaacttatgggtttttcttcctttctttttctttttgccaaAAAGTTCATGATTGttccctttttcctttcttctttgtttccctttctttctagCTTTTTCATTCTTCTTTCTTAAT encodes the following:
- the LOC137711693 gene encoding uncharacterized protein, translated to MTSESHKTGTHSSADHGGSRHNKQLDKEIRDMVSTITNRVTDIHKSGSIHHEDEDEHGVRIITLAGSNTGATLRSELDHENMNKSGGLHGGGPAFGDADELSTYVNSNFQAVNNSLMMGGSYTTNDPGVHLDITDVVEPHGGHHGRPERRGWMGKKKEKEKEKEKESFHSDQHDEQVED